The following DNA comes from Caulobacter sp. X.
ACGACATCATGACGGTGGACACGACCCACCAGGTGTTCTCGTCCGACGCGCACCTCGGCGGCATCACGATCCGGAACTTCGACGAGGACTTCGTCCTGCCGATGTTCATCGCCATGGACCCGCCCAAGCACGACATCCAGCGCAAGACGGTCAGCCCGATCGTTTCGCCGCAGAATCTGGCCAAGCTGGAAGGGATCATTCGCGAACGGGTGCAGGGCATCCTCGACAGCTTGCCGATCAATGAGCCGTTCGACTGGGTCGACCGCGTCTCGATCGAGCTGACCACCCAGATGCTGGCGACCCTGTTCGACTTCCCTTGGGAAGAGCGTCGCAAGCTGACCCGCTGGTCGGACGTCGCCACCGCCTCGCCCGAGAGCGGCATCGTCGAAAGCGAGGAGGCCCGCCGGGCCGAACTGCTGGAGTGCCTCTCCTATTTCACCAATCTGTGGAACGAGCGGGTCAACCAGACCGAGCCCGGCAGCGACCTGATCTCGATGCTGGCCCACGGCGAGGCCACGCGCGACATGCCGCCGATGGAGTATCTGGGCAATGTCATCCTGCTGATCGTCGGCGGCAACGACACAACCCGCAACTCGATCACCGGCGGCCTCTACGCCCTGAGCAAGAACCCGCAGGAAGAGGCCAAGCTGCGCGCCGATCCCAGCCTGATCCCGAACATGGTCTCGGAGATCATCCGCTGGCAGACGCCGCTGGCCCACATGCGCCGCACGGCGCTGGAGGACTACGAGCTCGCCGGCCAGACCATCAAGAAGGGCGACAAGGTCGTCATGTGGTACGTCTCGGGCAACCGCGACGACACGGTGATCGAGGACGCCGACAAGTTCATCATCGACCGCCCCGGCGCCCGTCGCCACCTGTCGTTCGGCTTCGGCATCCACCGTTGCGTCGGCAACCGCCTGGCCGAGATGCAGCTGCGCATCGTCTGGGAGGAGACCCTCAAGCGCTTCCCCAGGATCGAGGTGCTGGAAGAGCCCAAGCGGGTCTACTCGACCTTCGTGAAGGGCTATGAGCGGATGATGGTTCGGATCCCGGAACGGATCTGATCCCCTGCGACGACCATGAAAAAGCCCCGCGCCAGACCTCTGGCGCGGGGCTTTCCTTTTAGCCTCGGCGTGGCGGCTTACGCCCCCCAGAAGCCGACCAGCTTCTTGACCTCGGCCAGGGTCGGGGCGGCGGCTTCGCGGGCCTTTTCCGCGCCCTTGGCCAGGATGGCGTCCAGCACCGCCGGATCGCCCAGCAGGCCGCGCATCTTCTCGCCGACCGGCGACAGCTTCTCGACCGCCAGCTCGGCCAGGGCCGGC
Coding sequences within:
- a CDS encoding cytochrome P450 produces the protein MSDGSVDLKEAARARAYATPLEEMHVADPALFQADAMWPYFERLRKEAPVHYSKGDEETGPYWSITRYNDIMTVDTTHQVFSSDAHLGGITIRNFDEDFVLPMFIAMDPPKHDIQRKTVSPIVSPQNLAKLEGIIRERVQGILDSLPINEPFDWVDRVSIELTTQMLATLFDFPWEERRKLTRWSDVATASPESGIVESEEARRAELLECLSYFTNLWNERVNQTEPGSDLISMLAHGEATRDMPPMEYLGNVILLIVGGNDTTRNSITGGLYALSKNPQEEAKLRADPSLIPNMVSEIIRWQTPLAHMRRTALEDYELAGQTIKKGDKVVMWYVSGNRDDTVIEDADKFIIDRPGARRHLSFGFGIHRCVGNRLAEMQLRIVWEETLKRFPRIEVLEEPKRVYSTFVKGYERMMVRIPERI